In the Brevundimonas sp. MF30-B genome, CGTCGGAGGCCCAGATAGTCTGGCCCTCGACCGTGGCGACCGCCTGGTCGCCGGCCTCGGGCGGACGGCCTTCGCCCCCCCGGCCGCAGGCGGCCAGGGTCAACAGTCCCAGAGCCAGCGCCACAATGGTGATCGGGCGCGAAACCAATCTCATCGGCGCTCCCCGCCCAGCGGCGCCGGAACCCAAAGGCCGTGCGCCCGAAAAGCCCCTCGCGTTGACAGGGGTATGGCCGGTGCTTAAGTCCCGCCTGCGCCCAAGTCGAGGGGTTTTCGGCCGTTCGCGCGGCCCTGCGCGCGCTTGAACAGGCGCCCGGGGGCGCCGGCCGGCTTGATCCCGCCGCAGGCGCGTCGTCACCGCCCCACCCTGGGCCCCGTCCTGGGATCTTTTCAGAGCCGTCCCCACGCGCTCCACCGCCTTACCGGAAACTCCATGCTCGGCATCAAGAAACTGTTCGGCTCCGCCAACGACCGCAAGGTCAAGGGCTTCATGGCCCAGGTGCAGAAGATCAATGCGATGGAGCCCAAGTACGCGGCCCTGTCGGACGACGAACTTCGGATGATGACGGACCACTTCCGCGACCGCATCGAGAAGGGCGAAAGCCTCGACAAAATTCTGCCGGGAGCCTTCGCCGTGGCGCGCGAAGCCTCCAAGCGCGTCCTGGGTCAGCGACAGTACGACGTCCAGCTGGCCGGCGGCATGATCCTGCACGAGGGCGGCATCGCCGAGATGCGCACGGGCGAGGGCAAGACCCTGGTCGCGATCGCGCCGGCCTATCTGAACGCCCTGGCCGGCAAGGGCGTGCACGTCATCACCGTCAACGACTATCTGGCGCGGCGCGACGCCGACTGGATGGGCCGCGTTTATGGCTTCCTGGGGCTGGAGGTCGGGGTCATTGTCAACGGCCTGTCCCAGGGCCAGCGCCAGGCCGCCTATGAGGCGGACATCACCTACGGCACCAACAATGAATTCGGCTTCGACTACCTGCGCGACAACCTGGTCTATGACCGACGCGAGATGGTCCAGCGCGGCCACCACTTCGCCATCACCGACGAGGTCGACTCTATCCTGATCGACGAGGCCCGGACCCCTCTGATCATCTCGGGCCCGACCGAGGACCGGTCCGAACTCTACAAGATCGTCGACGCCATCGTGAAGAAGATGATCGTCGACAAGTCGACCTATGACCTCGACGAAAAGCAACGCCAGGCCCTGCTGACGGAAGAGGGCTCCGAATACATGGAGCGGGCCCTGGCCGAGGCCGGCCACCTGGATGCCGACACGACGGACCTCTATGAGGCGGCCAACGTCAGCCTGGTGCACCACATCAACCAGGCGCTTCGCGCCAACACCCTGTACCAGCGCGACAAGGACTACATCATCAAGGGCGGCGAGATCGTCCTGATCGACGAATACACGGGCCGCATGATGACCGGCCGACGTCTGTCCGAGGGCCTGCACCAGGCCATCGAGGCCAAGGAAGACGTCAAGATCATGCCCGAGAACCAGACCCTGGCCTCGGTGACGATCCAGAACTATTTCCGCCTCTACTCCAAGCTCTCGGGTATGACCGGCACGGCCGCGACGGAGGCCCAGGAGTTCATGGACATCTACAAGATGGACGTCCTGGAGGTGCCGACCCACCGTCCGATCCAGCGCAAGGACTACGACGACGAGGTCTATCGGACCTACGCCGAGAAGAACCGCGCCATCGCCGCCCAGGTCGCCGACTGCCACGTGCGCGGCCAGCCCATCCTCGTCGGCACCGTGTCCATCGAGAAGTCCGAGGAGCTGTCCAAGCTGCTCGACACCTATGACTACAAGGTCGAGACCGCCCGCACGCTGAAGCCTGAATACGCCGGCCGGGAAAAGGAAGCGCAGAAGATCGGGGACGACGCCTACGACATTACCTATGTCACGGGCCGCGGCATCCCCCACAGCGTCCTGAACGCCCGCCAGCACGAGCAGGAAGCCTTCATCGTCGCCGACGCCGGCCTGCCGGGCGCGGTGACCATCGCCACCAACATGGCCGGCCGCGGCACCGACATCCAGCTGGGCGGCAATCTGGAGATGCGCCTGGACAAGTGGCGTCTGGACCAGCGCAATATGGGCCTGGAGATCACGCGCGAGGCCGAAATCGCGATGGAGGTCCAGCTGAAGGCCGAGATCGCCGTTCAGCGCGAGAAATCGCTGGCCGCCGGCGGCCTGTTCGTTCTGGGCACCGAGCGCCATGAAAGCCGCCGCATCGACAACCAGCTGCGCGGCCGCACCGGCCGTCAGGGCGATCCCGGCACCTCGAAATTCTATCTGTCGTGCGAAGACGACCTGCTGCGCATCTTCGCCGGCGACCGGCTGGACGCCATCATGCAGCGCTTCGGCGTCGCCGAGGGCGAGGCCATCAGCCATCCGTGGCTGAACCGCGCGGTCGAGACGGCCCAGAAGCGGGTCGAGGCGCGCAACTACGACATGCGCAAGAACGTGCTGAAATACGACGACGTCGTGAACGACCAGCGCAAGGCCGTGTTCGAACAGCGCCAGGAGTTCATGGATTCCGAAGACCTGTCGGAACTGGTCGACGACTTCCGCCGGGACGTGGTCTCCGACCTGGTCGAGCGCCACATGCCGCCCAAGGCCTACGCCGAACAGTGGGACATCGACGGCCTGGACGAGAAGGTGAAATCCACCCTCGGCCTTGAGTTGCCGTTGCACGACTGGGCCGCCGAGGAAGGCGTCTCCAACGAAGAGATCGAGGAGCGCATCCAGGCCGCCGCCGACGCGCGCGCGGCCGAGCGCCTGGAGCAGATCGGCGCCGAGCAGACGCGCGGGCTCGAAAAGCAGTTCCTGATGCAGATGATCGACATG is a window encoding:
- the secA gene encoding preprotein translocase subunit SecA, whose amino-acid sequence is MLGIKKLFGSANDRKVKGFMAQVQKINAMEPKYAALSDDELRMMTDHFRDRIEKGESLDKILPGAFAVAREASKRVLGQRQYDVQLAGGMILHEGGIAEMRTGEGKTLVAIAPAYLNALAGKGVHVITVNDYLARRDADWMGRVYGFLGLEVGVIVNGLSQGQRQAAYEADITYGTNNEFGFDYLRDNLVYDRREMVQRGHHFAITDEVDSILIDEARTPLIISGPTEDRSELYKIVDAIVKKMIVDKSTYDLDEKQRQALLTEEGSEYMERALAEAGHLDADTTDLYEAANVSLVHHINQALRANTLYQRDKDYIIKGGEIVLIDEYTGRMMTGRRLSEGLHQAIEAKEDVKIMPENQTLASVTIQNYFRLYSKLSGMTGTAATEAQEFMDIYKMDVLEVPTHRPIQRKDYDDEVYRTYAEKNRAIAAQVADCHVRGQPILVGTVSIEKSEELSKLLDTYDYKVETARTLKPEYAGREKEAQKIGDDAYDITYVTGRGIPHSVLNARQHEQEAFIVADAGLPGAVTIATNMAGRGTDIQLGGNLEMRLDKWRLDQRNMGLEITREAEIAMEVQLKAEIAVQREKSLAAGGLFVLGTERHESRRIDNQLRGRTGRQGDPGTSKFYLSCEDDLLRIFAGDRLDAIMQRFGVAEGEAISHPWLNRAVETAQKRVEARNYDMRKNVLKYDDVVNDQRKAVFEQRQEFMDSEDLSELVDDFRRDVVSDLVERHMPPKAYAEQWDIDGLDEKVKSTLGLELPLHDWAAEEGVSNEEIEERIQAAADARAAERLEQIGAEQTRGLEKQFLMQMIDMQWREHLVHLDHLRGVIGLRGYGQRDPLNEYKTEAFNLFEGLLHELRHNVTRWLMTVEFRFQPPPEMPEFQEIHLNPGTGENEMANPMAQNPEGQLQGDDRARLPVEALPAGWQQTSRNAPCPCGSGRKFKHCHGALV